A genomic region of Bradysia coprophila strain Holo2 unplaced genomic scaffold, BU_Bcop_v1 contig_333, whole genome shotgun sequence contains the following coding sequences:
- the LOC119079734 gene encoding uncharacterized protein LOC119079734, translating into MSKQLDADDKGKPLRRSPRLAAMVNPNDKDCPLCDQNNNMEMVECVQCQKRFHFQCVGVDSTIAKIQWICENCKQENKSKANTSVKSSTSSRRHRLQLEKLAKEKAIQDELMEQKRKLAEEQAALNQVFLEKEYDIRDNMSESDDDEVSNATESKDKYVADWLTQAEDGHPQQDGPSETVQTLDQGEQVLDGSVNDQFTYTMIGGGVTTQAEERTMLNPAVSLFQLPFAHIHTQQSGPIPPPFVLDIVNQQRQKAISSRFAGLTIKSPTTFASNTTHNPAALSQTQTTIAVSNQQRSSASTKTQPLSNKTATTQGNATTKNSQVRKLLPVCTPQTSPIVNSSPAVTVSNPNVTTPNTSHPDQNSPITNVTTSTTVTTNTGTSGHQIPPWSNQCNPTSSHLQPIASHSTSQQFNPNLQPISGLGQSNNLSGQPIVGMNNTSNMFGINVRTIPGPNNIGATNQAPPNNNPQHAPTRLQLASRQTMPKEYPKFNGDPTKWAIFYSTFVNCTNECGLSNAENLGRLVACLEEPAVNAVKNLLTRPEAVPEVIGTLQMLYGRPEASIEAQLDTIRKSPPPKMHLMQTFIDFAMAVRNVSSEIQSSGMWQYLYDPRTLKELTDKLPYHMRLEWGEIMVSMPNVNLSHFSDWLFARAKMACAVTLPTPFDKKTNKTNSDNHVNTHSKDNGSDKKTETNASKRSKNSNEKVCDVCNKNSHYTIDCRKFLAMALSDRWECVKNKKLCKICLGNHHIQRCESKLLCGESGCTIKHHRLLHNSTKVEVPPKTPAKKDETEANNVHSAHQVNKIVVLRRYIPVVLHGPKGSINVIAFFDDGSDMTLVEHWVAQRLGITGKPEELYLKWTAKIVRKEPNSQSIDFEISGTHNANKRYRITDVRTVKSLSLPPQTVNAEEMKNEFKFLRRLPIESYNNETPKILIGLKDCKLSTPLKIRSGKWEEPIAAKTLLGWEIHGNNSSSAEVTHLNFHNTNDTFGDENLHKLVERFFSIENFGVKAPEQTIEALSDKRARHLLESTTKRIGDKFETGLLWKYDDISLPNSLPMATKRLESLEKRLDKDPDLAIKFRAKFNEYLEKGYVRKLNAKEVEDTDKRTWYLPLFPVTYPKKPSKIRLVWDAAAKVGNISLNSMLLSGPDLLVPLPGVLYRFREKRITVTGDIKEMFHQVNMRIGDQKSQRFLYRDAGSSKIDVYVLQVMSFGAACSPSSAQYVKNRNAREFKEYYPKAEEAIRTNTYVDDWLQSFDTELEAECIAKEVKFVHSQGGFEIRNWLSNSENVSRSLGALTENEQKLSFEMDENQTERILGMWWQVQQDKFTYSLKFNPINKAILTGIRRPTKREALRTLMTIYDPLGFLAAYLVQLKMILQDIWRAKISWDQQIPENDPDQLYTRWSFWIKQLPDIERVNINRHYSDKIVEMNPTKIELHVFVDASELAYATVAFFRIEDKVGVECALIGGKTKVAPLRPLSVPRMELQAAVLGARFKNTIVQNHTLKITRTIFWTDSSTVLSWLRSDLRRYTQYVGARICEVLETTALFEWRWIPSHLNVADDATKFKNSSNLEMNCRWFRGPDFLFQSEEHWPTMGEVSDTNEEIRPKYVNTHTIHEADKLAIKFERFIQWQRTMAFVCRFVNNIRAKLEKVGFEAQYGRLTSEELQDGENALIRIAQANEFTAEIEQLLEKKVDAKGRRMTVDKRSPIYRYSPYLDESKILRLRGRIDAISNVSLDQKRPIILPTKNQITELIVNDYHRRYQHQNTETVINEVKQKYVVPRLRVVLKRIRRNCQHCKNIAARPNPPEMAPLPIERLASFTRPYTFVGIDYAGPYKIVQFRRTVKRWIVLYTCLTIRAVYIDVAESLESDSCIMSIRRFIARIGTPSKFFSDRGTTLVGADNELAKEIRKIDHDLLNVTFTTCYTEWHFNPPYGQHMGGTWERLIGSMKVTLDKILPTSHYPNHETFITALAEVENIINSRPLTFVSIEPDDQEALTPNHFLKGSSNGNKPPGIFPPLPTTLRGNWRYAQQIANEFWKKWVKEYLPMITRRTKWFDNVKPIEVSDQVIIVDEDAPRNTWERGVIIEALESSSDGQIRRVNVRTMNGIYNRPVSKLAVLDISESKAKPLTHETLAGGSVAASTADRCETQPN; encoded by the coding sequence atgtcaaaacaaTTGGACGCTGATGATAAGGGCAAACCTCTGCGGCGAAGTCCAAGATTGGCGGCGATGGTAAATCCAAATGACAAGGACTGCCCACTATGTGACCAGAATAACAACATGGAAATGGTCGAATGTGTACAGTGCCAAAAACggtttcattttcaatgtgTTGGCGTAGATTCAACGATTGCCAAAATTCAATGGATTTGCGAAAATtgtaaacaagaaaataagaGCAAGGCGAATACGTCTGTTAAATCGTCGACATCATCGAGACGTCACAGACTCCAGTTGGAAAAACTAGCCAAGGAAAAGGCCATCCAAGATGAATTAATGGAACAGAAAAGAAAGCTGGCTGAGGAACAAGCCGCACTGAACCAAGTATTTCTCGAGAAGGAATACGACATTCGAGACAACATGTCTGAATCTGACGATGACGAAGTATCCAATGCAACCGAGAGCAAAGACAAATACGTCGCCGACTGGTTAACACAAGCGGAGGATGGTCATCCACAACAAGACGGTCCCAGTGAGACCGTGCAAACTCTAGATCAAGGCGAGCAAGTCCTAGACGGGTCAGTGAATGACCAGTTTACGTATACGATGATCGGCGGAGGTGTGACAACACAAGCTGAGGAACGAACGATGTTAAATCCAGCTGTGTCGCTCTTTCAATTACCCTTCGCTCATATCCACACACAACAAAGTGGACCAATTCCACCACCGTTTGTATTGGACATCGTGAACCAACAACGTCAGAAGGCAATTTCAAGCAGATTCGCTGGACTGACAATAAAATCGCCGACAACATTTGCGTCAAATACGACTCATAACCCAGCTGCGTTAAGTCAAACTCAAACGACGATAGCAGTCTCAAACCAGCAACGGTCATCCGCGTCAACTAAGACCCAACCGTTGTCTAATAAAACGGCAACGACACAGGGAAATGCAACGACGAAAAACAGTCAAGTTCGTAAATTACTACCTGTTTGTACACCACAAACCTCACCGATCGTTAACTCATCACCAGCAGTTACCGTATCCAACCCGAATGTAACTACTCCGAATACGAGTCACCCGGACCAGAATTCGCCGATAACAAACGTAACGACGTCGACTACCGTTACGACGAACACAGGTACATCAGGCCATCAAATACCACCCTGGTCGAATCAGTGCAATCCGACGTCAAGTCACCTACAACCGATCGCTTCACACAGTACGAGTCAACAGTTTAACCCGAATTTACAGCCAATTTCGGGGTTGGGTCAAAGCAATAATCTGAGTGGACAACCGATAGTGGGAATGAACAATACGTCAAATATGTTCGGAATTAATGTGCGAACGATACCCGGACCTAACAACATTGGTGCGACAAACCAAGCACCGCCGAATAACAATCCTCAACATGCACCTACTCGCTTACAATTAGCGTCTAGACAAACGATGCCGAAAGAGTACCCTAAGTTCAACGGAGACCCAACGAAGTGGGCGATATTTTACAGTACGTTTGTCAACTGTACAAATGAGTGTGGTCTGTCAAATGCCGAGAATCTGGGCCGATTAGTGGCGTGTTTGGAAGAACCAGCGGTGAATGCTGTAAAGAACCTGCTCACTAGACCTGAAGCGGTTCCCGAAGTAATTGGAACACTACAGATGCTATATGGACGTCCAGAAGCGAGCATTGAGGCTCAGTTAGATACTATCAGAAAGTCACCGCCACCAAAAATGCATTTGATGCAAACGTTCATCGACTTTGCTATGGCGGTTCGCAACGTCTCCAGCGAGATACAAAGTTCCGGCATGTGGCAATATCTCTACGATCCACGAACGCTGAAAGAGCTAACCGATAAACTTCCTTATCACATGCGATTGGAATGGGGCGAAATAATGGTATCAATGCCAAACGTCAATTTGAGCCATTTCAGCGACTGGCTATTCGCCCGAGCAAAGATGGCTTGCGCAGTCACCCTGCCTACACCTTTCGATAAGAAAACCAATAAAACGAATTCCGACAACCACGTCAACACTCACTCAAAAGACAATGGTTCCGATAAGAAAACTGAAACGAATGCTTCGAAACGCtcaaaaaattccaatgaGAAAGTCTGCGACGTGTGTAATAAGAACTCACACTATACAATCGACTGCCGTAAATTTCTCGCCATGGCGCTAAGTGATCGATGGGaatgtgtaaaaaacaaaaagctaTGCAAAATCTGTTTGGGAAATCACCATATCCAACGTTGTGAATCGAAGCTGCTGTGTGGCGAATCGGGATGCACCATCAAACATCACCGACTACTTCACAATTCGACTAAGGTAGAAGTACCGCCGAAAACACCTGCTAAGAAAGATGAAACGGAGGCGAACAACGTGCACAGTGCTCATCAAGTCAACAAAATTGTCGTTCTACGACGTTACATTCCAGTGGTGTTACACGGACCGAAGGGGTCGATAAATGTTATCGCATTTTTCGATGATGGGTCTGACATGACTCTGGTGGAACATTGGGTCGCACAAAGACTAGGAATCACAGGCAAACCCGAAGAATTGTACTTAAAATGGACCGCAAAAATCGTTCGCAAAGAGCCAAATTCCCAGTCAATCGATTTCGAGATCTCGGGCACTCATAACGCCAATAAACGATATCGAATCACCGACGTTAGAACTGTCAAATCATTAAGTCTTCCACCGCAAACCGTAAACGCAGAAgagatgaaaaatgaattcaagtTCCTGAGACGACTACCAATTGAAAGTTACAACAACGAAACGCCGAAAATACTAATTGGCCTCAAGGATTGTAAACTTTCAACTCCACTCAAAATACGCAGCGGAAAATGGGAAgaaccgatagcagcgaaaaCGTTATTGGGCTGGGAGATACACGGCAACAACTCATCATCAGCCGAAGTAACCCATCTGAATTTTCACAACACCAATGATACGTTTGGAGACGAAAACCTACACAAATTGGTGGAGCGTTTCTtctcaattgaaaattttggggTAAAAGCACCAGAACAGACAATCGAAGCTCTATCCGATAAACGTGCTCGTCATCTACTGGAGTCGACTACAAAACGAATCGGCGACAAATTCGAAACGGGCCTACTGTGGAAATACGATGACATCTCTCTACCGAATAGCCTGCCCATGGCAACAAAACGTCTCGAATCACTGGAAAAACGCTTAGACAAAGATCCAGATCTAGCAATCAAGTTTCGAGCAAAATTCAACGAATATTTGGAAAAGGGCTACGTCCGTAAGTTAAACGCCAAAGAAGTTGAGGACACCGATAAAAGGACCTGGTACCTTCCTCTGTTTCCGGTGACATATCCGAAAAAACCATCGAAAATCAGACTGGTTTGGGACGCCGCGGCCAAAGTCGGCaacatttcgttaaattcaatGCTATTGTCTGGCCCAGATTTGCTTGTACCGCTACCGGGAGTATTGTACAGATTCCGTGAAAAGCGAATCACCGTAACCGGCGACATCAAAGAAATGTTCCACCAGGTGAACATGCGAATTGGAGACCAGAAGTCACAACGATTCCTATATAGAGATGCCGGTTCATCCAAGATCGACGTTTACGTGTTACAAGTGATGAGCTTCGGAGCTGCATGTTCTCCATCGTCGGCACAATACGTCAAGAACCGTAATGCACGCGAGTTCAAAGAATATTATCCAAAAGCCGAAGAAGCGATCCGAACAAACACATACGTAGACGACTGGCTACAATCGTTTGACACTGAATTGGAAGCGGAATGCATTGCGAAAGAAGTCAAGTTCGTACACTCACAAGGAGGATTCGAGATCAGAAACTGGCTATCGAATTCTGAAAATGTCAGCCGCAGTCTAGGAGCTCTAACcgaaaacgaacaaaaattgAGCTTCGAAATGGACGAAAACCAAACCGAAAGAATTTTGGGAATGTGGTGGCAAGTGCAGCAGGACAAGTTCACATATTCACTGAAATTCAACCCAATCAACAAAGCCATTTTAACTGGTATTCGTAGACCGACGAAACGTGAAGCTCTACGAACGTTAATGACAATATACGACCCTCTGGGATTCCTGGCCGCATATCTCGTACAACTGAAAATGATTCTGCAAGATATTTGGCGCGCTAAGATTAGCTGGGACCAACAAATACCAGAAAACGATCCAGACCAGCTGTACACTCGGTGGTCATTTTGGATAAAACAATTGCCTGACATCGAACGCGTCAACATCAATCGACATTACTCGGACAAAATCGTGGAAATGAATCCGACCAAAATCGAACTTCACGTGTTTGTTGATGCAAGCGAGCTGGCCTACGCAACAGTGGCGTTCTTTCGGATCGAAGATAAAGTTGGTGTCGAATGCGCTCTGATAGGTGGAAAGACAAAGGTAGCTCCTCTCCGACCGCTATCCGTACCAAGAATGGAACTACAAGCTGCTGTTCTGGGAGCGAgattcaaaaataccattgtGCAAAATCACACGCTAAAAATCACGCGAACCATTTTCTGGACCGACTCTTCGACAGTCCTCAGCTGGCTGAGATCCGATCTACGACGATACACACAGTACGTAGGCGCAAGAATATGCGAAGTCCTAGAAACGACTGCACTATTTGAATGGAGATGGATACCGTCACATTTGAACGTTGCCGACGACGCCACCAAATTCAAAAACTCGTCTAACCTAGAGATGAATTGCAGATGGTTCCGTGGACCGGACTTCCTGTTCCAATCTGAAGAACACTGGCCGACAATGGGCGAAGTCTCAGACACAAACGAAGAAATCCGACCGAAATACGTGAATACACACACCATACACGAAGCCGACAAGTTGGCAATAAAGTTCGAAAGGTTCATCCAATGGCAACGTACGATGGCATTCGTATGTCGATTTGTCAACAATATAAGAGCCAAGCTCGAGAAAGTTGGTTTCGAAGCACAGTATGGACGTCTAACCAGTGAGGAACTCCAAGATGGAGAAAACGCCCTGATCAGAATTGCTCAAGCCAACGAATTCACTGCAGAAATCGAACAATTATTGGAAAAGAAGGTCGATGCAAAAGGCCGTCGAATGACAGTGGACAAACGAAGTCCGATCTACCGATATTCGCCATATCTGGACGAATCAAAGATACTGCGATTGCGTGGAAGAATCGACGCCATTTCGAATGTGTCGCTGGACCAAAAACGACCAATAATTTTACCAACGAAAAACCAGATCACTGAGCTCATCGTCAACGATTATCATCGTCGATATCAGCATCAAAACACGGAGACAGTGATAAACGAAGTAAAGCAAAAATACGTCGTCCCGAGACTTAGAGTCGTACTCAAACGAATACGGCGAAATTGTCAACATTGCAAGAATATAGCAGCTCGACCGAATCCACCGGAAATGGCGCCGCTTCCAATAGAAAGACTCGCTTCATTTACAAGACCGTACACTTTCGTTGGCATTGACTACGCCGGACCATACAAAATCGTCCAATTCAGAAGAACTGTGAAACGATGGATTGTTTTGTATACTTGCCTCACCATACGTGCAGTATATATCGACGTAGCCGAATCATTGGAAAGCGACTCCTGTATTATGTCGATAAGACGCTTCATCGCTCGTATTGGCACGCCGTCAAAGTTCTTCAGCGATCGTGGAACAACCCTAGTCGGAGCGGACAATGAACTTGCAAAGGAAATACGGAAAATTGATCACGATCTGCTAAACGTTACATTCACCACTTGTTACACTGAATGGCATTTCAACCCTCCGTATGGACAACATATGGGCGGTACTTGGGAGCGATTAATTGGTTCGATGAAGGTAACGCTCGACAAAATTCTCCCGACATCGCATTACCCAAATCACGAAACGTTCATCACTGCGCTAGCCGAAGTCGAGAACATCATCAACTCAAGGCCACTGACCTTCGTATCAATTGAACCAGATGATCAAGAAGCGCTCACTCCCAATCACTTCTTGAAAGGATCGTCAAATGGAAACAAACCGCCTGGCATCTTCCCACCACTTCCTACGACGTTACGAGGCAATTGGCGATACGCACAGCAAATCGCAAACGAGTTCTGGAAGAAATGGGTCAAAGAGTACCTGCCGATGATCACTCGACGCACTAAATGGTTCGACAATGTGAAACCAATCGAAGTCAGTGACCAAGTTATCATAGTCGACGAAGACGCTCCACGGAACACATGGGAACGAGGCGTGATAATCGAAGCTCTGGAATCCAGCTCAGACGGACAGATTCGTCGGGTCAATGTTCGAACGATGAATGGGATCTACAACAGACCGGTTAGTAAGCTGGCAGTGCTTGACATCAGTGAATCGAAAGCTAAGCCCCTCACCCATGAGACCTTAGCAGGGGGGAGTGTTGCTGCCAGCACTGCAGATCGTTGCGAAACGCAACCTAACTAG